In Terriglobia bacterium, a single window of DNA contains:
- a CDS encoding carboxypeptidase regulatory-like domain-containing protein: MMHTKQNAQLRGSIRILRLAAVLSLFCFLFTLPVFAQFDTGTIAGTVHDPSGAVVTNAAVTVTNIGTGLTKTLHTDSDGNFVASALPFGNYVISATSSGFTESKSQQIVLNVGATVHVKLTMAVAAATTNVVVTGTATTVDTASSTSGTTLNAEQVSNLPINGRDVSSFLNIAPGSINSTGFFQGSVNGIENIFTGLNVTVDGQSATRGDINGFLATEGQEAARVTRSSLDSIQEIDFNNSGYTAETGHSLGPQMNIITKAGTNEFHGTLFEFFRNNALDARDYFDTGAKQQPLRLNQFGGNVGGPIVKNKFFFFANYEGVRQTINRILPFNETLSQHARSNLADFVPNFGTPGFDGGPNLLKPVLLSQLMPLPVNCMGDPAPVPCQVKDGNGNVIPELVYAPVSLPTTLREDTGSLRLDYNASDNDRIFFRYNISDSLTVYTSGPNVGQVSPQKLRNQLGKIDYTRTFSSTLLNQLSLSVTRFYSDTNSSTSDPNAAVTGTPLVGFSGFFTDLGSLPGPNSFNQITPYTQYELFDNVTKVIGTHSLKVGAQIRLNRFNESLRPQQTYSFGSFSDLENNVPFVLQKIGFPGSVGIRNSNWDFYVQDDWRVTRKLTLNIGLRYDYNTVWRERKNQIANFDPATQTILPNTQAPYNAPKSDFAPRLGFSFDPFGTGKTVIHGYGGLFYMPMYLSFNLTSNIPDLASYNADLFHAIGFYPNPTFSVAYPSPNPPLVAGTQNVYAFPRNPKDPYSTNWMFGIQQEVAKDTVLTINYTGNKTQHMQAGVSFAQINLNPANPFTQARPHSEFANEAFLDDILSSRYNALQVQLRHNLGNLQLEANYTWSHEFDDLVNVFAPGGSFSNPFDPNSDWGSGDIDVRHNLTASMVYNLPELKDRNMLMRGVLGGWQTSNVIQTRSGLPVNVTLVGGFFGNAERPNLVPGQNPIAPGGTWQNGMYSTAAFTPPPGYDGTPGENLGNVPRNYLRGPAFFQWDWSGMKNFPIREKAKLQFRVDLFNILNHPNFSSPDGGICKSFAPGNCVPNDKFGVVSSTVAGASQGMIGNGTARQTQLSLKVIF; this comes from the coding sequence ATGATGCACACGAAACAAAATGCGCAGCTTCGAGGCTCAATACGAATATTGCGCCTCGCCGCCGTTCTGAGCTTGTTCTGCTTCTTGTTCACATTGCCAGTTTTCGCGCAGTTCGATACCGGCACAATTGCTGGAACAGTCCATGATCCGTCAGGCGCGGTGGTGACAAACGCCGCAGTTACGGTTACGAATATCGGAACTGGCCTGACGAAAACTCTGCACACCGACAGCGACGGTAATTTCGTGGCATCCGCACTCCCGTTCGGCAATTACGTTATCTCGGCGACGTCGAGCGGGTTCACGGAGTCGAAAAGCCAGCAGATCGTTTTGAACGTGGGTGCCACCGTGCACGTGAAGTTGACGATGGCGGTAGCGGCCGCGACCACAAACGTGGTGGTCACGGGAACGGCAACAACGGTCGACACGGCGTCGAGTACCTCGGGCACGACGCTCAATGCCGAGCAGGTTTCCAACCTGCCGATCAACGGCAGAGACGTAAGCAGCTTCCTCAACATTGCACCTGGGTCGATTAACTCGACAGGCTTCTTCCAGGGAAGTGTCAACGGTATTGAGAACATCTTCACCGGGCTGAATGTCACCGTGGACGGCCAGAGTGCAACGCGTGGTGACATTAACGGGTTCCTCGCGACAGAGGGTCAAGAGGCTGCCCGCGTGACACGTTCCAGCCTCGACAGCATCCAGGAGATTGATTTCAACAACAGCGGCTACACGGCGGAGACCGGCCACTCGCTCGGTCCGCAGATGAATATCATCACCAAGGCCGGCACCAACGAATTTCACGGAACGCTGTTTGAGTTCTTCCGCAACAACGCGCTGGATGCGCGAGACTATTTCGATACTGGCGCGAAACAGCAACCGCTGCGGTTGAACCAGTTTGGCGGCAACGTTGGCGGCCCGATCGTGAAGAACAAATTCTTCTTCTTCGCGAACTATGAGGGCGTGCGGCAGACGATTAACCGTATTCTGCCTTTCAACGAAACCCTCAGCCAGCATGCTCGTTCCAATCTTGCTGACTTCGTGCCGAATTTCGGCACGCCCGGTTTTGATGGAGGGCCAAACCTGCTGAAGCCGGTCCTGCTGAGCCAGTTGATGCCGCTTCCCGTCAACTGCATGGGCGACCCGGCGCCCGTCCCATGTCAGGTCAAGGACGGCAACGGCAATGTCATTCCCGAACTGGTCTATGCACCCGTAAGTTTACCAACCACTCTGCGGGAAGACACTGGATCACTCCGGCTCGACTACAACGCGTCGGACAACGACCGAATCTTCTTCCGCTACAACATCAGCGATTCTTTGACGGTCTACACATCCGGCCCGAACGTTGGCCAGGTTTCGCCCCAGAAGCTTCGCAACCAACTGGGGAAAATCGACTATACGCGCACGTTCAGCTCGACACTGCTGAACCAGCTCAGCCTCTCGGTGACTCGCTTCTATTCCGATACCAACTCGAGTACTTCAGATCCGAATGCGGCTGTCACAGGAACACCGCTTGTCGGCTTCTCGGGATTCTTCACGGATCTCGGTTCGTTGCCCGGTCCCAATTCGTTCAACCAAATCACGCCGTACACCCAGTATGAGTTGTTCGACAATGTGACCAAGGTGATCGGAACCCATTCGCTGAAGGTCGGCGCGCAGATTCGTCTCAACCGCTTCAACGAGTCACTCCGGCCGCAACAGACTTACAGCTTCGGTAGTTTTAGCGATCTCGAAAACAATGTTCCGTTCGTCCTGCAGAAGATCGGCTTCCCCGGTTCTGTCGGAATCAGGAATTCCAACTGGGATTTCTATGTCCAGGACGATTGGCGCGTGACGCGTAAGCTGACGCTGAATATTGGTCTGCGCTACGACTACAACACCGTTTGGCGCGAACGGAAGAACCAGATTGCTAACTTCGATCCTGCAACCCAGACGATTCTTCCAAATACCCAGGCTCCTTACAACGCGCCGAAGTCGGATTTCGCGCCGCGCCTGGGGTTCTCCTTCGATCCATTCGGCACCGGCAAGACCGTAATTCACGGATACGGCGGTCTCTTCTATATGCCGATGTACCTCAGCTTCAACTTGACATCGAATATCCCTGACCTCGCCAGCTATAACGCCGACCTCTTCCACGCAATTGGATTCTACCCAAACCCGACTTTCTCGGTTGCGTATCCGTCGCCAAACCCCCCGCTGGTAGCCGGAACACAGAACGTCTATGCATTCCCGCGGAACCCGAAAGACCCTTACTCAACCAACTGGATGTTCGGAATCCAGCAAGAGGTCGCGAAGGATACGGTCCTGACGATCAATTACACCGGCAACAAGACGCAGCATATGCAGGCTGGTGTCTCGTTCGCTCAGATCAACCTGAATCCGGCAAACCCGTTTACACAGGCGCGCCCGCATTCGGAGTTCGCGAATGAGGCCTTTCTCGATGACATTCTGTCTTCCAGGTACAACGCCTTGCAGGTGCAATTGCGGCACAACCTCGGAAATCTACAGCTAGAAGCGAACTACACCTGGTCTCACGAATTCGACGACCTGGTGAACGTGTTCGCTCCCGGCGGCAGTTTCTCCAATCCATTCGATCCCAATTCGGATTGGGGCAGCGGTGACATCGATGTACGTCATAACCTGACCGCCAGCATGGTCTACAACTTGCCGGAACTGAAGGACCGCAACATGTTGATGCGCGGAGTACTGGGCGGATGGCAGACATCCAACGTCATCCAGACTCGCTCGGGGCTTCCGGTGAACGTCACCCTGGTCGGCGGCTTCTTTGGCAATGCGGAGCGTCCGAATCTCGTCCCGGGTCAGAATCCCATCGCGCCTGGCGGCACTTGGCAAAACGGGATGTACAGCACCGCTGCATTCACCCCACCACCCGGGTACGACGGAACGCCTGGTGAGAACCTTGGAAACGTTCCTCGCAATTACCTTCGCGGCCCTGCATTTTTCCAGTGGGACTGGTCGGGCATGAAGAACTTCCCGATCAGGGAGAAAGCGAAGCTCCAGTTCCGGGTCGACCTGTTCAACATTCTGAACCATCCGAATTTCAGCAGTCCTGACGGTGGCATCTGCAAGAGCTTTGCCCCGGGCAACTGCGTTCCCAACGACAAGTTCGGCGTAGTCTCATCGACCGTAGCGGGCGCCTCGCAGGGCATGATCGGAAACGGAACGGCGCGTCAGACGCAGTTGTCGCTGAAGGTCATCTTCTAA
- a CDS encoding alpha/beta hydrolase family protein translates to MRNRAAIVAVLVMGLAGSVFAQEESTASLEPSQAIASESRMQDRVFQSDSLGRQMHYRIFLPKGYFESDRYYPVLYLLHGFSGDYQNWSTLTNLTHYAENAPIIIVMPDAGNSWYVDSATVPRDKFEEYIVKDVIQEVEHHWRAIRAPHRRAIAGLSMGGYAAVNLALKHPGIYKMAGSISGAFNAALPELEQRTDLKASLAQTFGPANSKTRAENDVYREAANADPQSTPYLYIDCGSEDVTFAEPNRRLVAILGQRKIAFEYHEFPGAHSWQYWDERLPTLLKVVEREIAPDM, encoded by the coding sequence ATGAGGAATCGAGCAGCGATTGTAGCAGTTCTGGTGATGGGACTTGCTGGGAGTGTATTTGCGCAGGAGGAGAGCACCGCGAGTTTGGAACCGAGTCAGGCGATTGCGTCCGAGTCGCGGATGCAGGATCGCGTGTTCCAGAGCGACTCGCTGGGTCGGCAGATGCACTATCGGATCTTTCTTCCGAAGGGATATTTTGAGTCGGATCGATATTATCCGGTGCTTTACCTGCTCCATGGATTTAGCGGCGATTACCAGAACTGGAGCACGCTGACGAACCTGACGCATTACGCGGAAAATGCGCCGATCATCATCGTTATGCCGGATGCGGGCAATTCGTGGTATGTCGATTCGGCGACGGTTCCGCGGGACAAGTTCGAAGAGTACATAGTCAAAGATGTCATACAGGAAGTTGAGCATCATTGGAGAGCGATTCGCGCACCGCATCGGCGGGCGATTGCTGGGCTCTCGATGGGTGGTTATGCGGCGGTGAACTTGGCTCTGAAGCATCCCGGAATTTACAAGATGGCGGGAAGCATCAGCGGGGCGTTCAACGCGGCGTTGCCGGAACTGGAGCAGAGAACGGATCTGAAGGCGAGCCTGGCACAGACATTTGGACCGGCGAACAGTAAAACGCGAGCGGAGAACGACGTATATCGCGAAGCGGCTAATGCCGATCCGCAAAGCACACCTTATTTGTATATCGATTGCGGAAGCGAGGATGTGACGTTTGCCGAACCGAACCGAAGACTCGTCGCGATTCTCGGTCAGAGGAAGATTGCGTTCGAGTATCACGAGTTTCCGGGAGCGCATTCCTGGCAATACTGGGATGAGCGATTGCCGACGCTACTGAAGGTGGTTGAGCGCGAGATTGCTCCGGATATGTGA
- a CDS encoding class I mannose-6-phosphate isomerase — MSKSNYDKHPVVRVSNSREGCEVGWAAIAQRLKSRVRPGRFIVCAECYPGCFEEEIERELARALSPLQVIRARQCYLQEDAIRVVTEHDLGDDPVFGFLNHFVISDFFDEGEVASARSKLDQAAGLVLVIGTGAGFIAENWDMLVYCDMARWEIQLRQRAGEISNLGLNNSDERASLKYKRGYFVDWRVADRLKKSLLPQIDFLLDTDDRTTPKMISGAEVLHGLKIAAHQPFRVVPFFDPGPWGGQWMKEVCDLPREAENYAWCFDCVPEENSLMLGFGDVAVEIPSIDVVFRHPRELLGDAVHARFGTEFPIRFDFLDTMDGGNLSFQVHPLTEYIQDNFGIHYTQDESYYLLDAKEDATVYLGLKEGIDRKQMTADLRDAQWGGIDFDAEKYVNKWPAKKHDHFLIPAGTPHCSGKNSMVLEISATPYIFTFKMWDWGRMGLDGLPRPIHLEHALQNLQWDRTTEWVRTNLVNQVEPVEQGDGWCEERTGLHEREFIETRRHWFTKPVLHSTNGGVNVLNLCEGREAVVESPTGAFPPLVVHYAETFIIPAVVGEYTIRPHGSSEGKCATVKASVRTNF; from the coding sequence ATGTCCAAGTCGAATTACGATAAGCATCCCGTAGTGCGGGTTTCCAATTCGAGAGAGGGCTGTGAAGTTGGTTGGGCGGCAATTGCGCAGCGGCTCAAGTCGAGAGTTCGGCCCGGGCGGTTCATCGTTTGTGCCGAGTGTTATCCCGGCTGTTTCGAAGAGGAGATTGAGCGGGAACTGGCGCGGGCGCTGAGCCCCTTACAAGTGATTCGCGCCAGGCAATGCTATCTGCAGGAAGATGCGATCCGCGTGGTAACCGAGCACGATCTCGGGGACGACCCTGTCTTCGGGTTCCTGAACCATTTTGTAATCTCCGATTTTTTCGACGAAGGTGAAGTTGCCAGTGCGCGGTCGAAACTGGACCAGGCAGCCGGACTGGTGCTGGTCATCGGTACCGGCGCAGGTTTCATCGCCGAGAATTGGGACATGCTGGTTTATTGCGATATGGCGCGGTGGGAGATCCAGTTGCGCCAGCGCGCGGGGGAGATTTCAAATCTCGGCCTCAACAACTCCGACGAGCGTGCGTCGCTGAAGTATAAGCGCGGATATTTCGTTGACTGGCGCGTCGCCGACCGGCTAAAGAAGTCGCTTCTGCCGCAAATCGATTTTCTGTTGGATACGGACGATCGCACGACGCCGAAGATGATTTCGGGCGCCGAGGTGTTGCACGGCCTGAAGATAGCGGCGCACCAGCCTTTTCGAGTGGTGCCGTTCTTCGACCCCGGTCCATGGGGTGGGCAGTGGATGAAAGAGGTCTGCGATCTTCCGCGCGAGGCCGAAAATTACGCCTGGTGCTTCGATTGCGTTCCGGAAGAGAACAGCCTCATGCTGGGTTTCGGCGACGTTGCAGTTGAAATCCCGTCGATTGATGTCGTATTCCGTCATCCGCGCGAGTTGCTTGGCGATGCGGTGCACGCGCGCTTCGGCACTGAATTCCCGATCCGGTTCGATTTTCTCGACACAATGGACGGCGGCAACCTGTCGTTCCAGGTGCATCCGTTGACGGAATACATCCAGGACAACTTTGGAATTCACTACACGCAGGACGAAAGCTATTACCTGCTCGACGCCAAAGAAGATGCGACCGTTTATCTCGGGTTGAAGGAAGGGATCGATCGGAAGCAGATGACGGCAGATTTGCGCGACGCGCAGTGGGGCGGGATAGACTTCGACGCCGAGAAGTACGTGAACAAGTGGCCAGCGAAGAAGCACGACCATTTTCTTATTCCCGCCGGAACACCGCACTGCTCAGGCAAGAACAGCATGGTGCTGGAGATTAGTGCGACTCCGTACATCTTCACGTTCAAAATGTGGGATTGGGGACGCATGGGGCTTGACGGACTGCCGCGACCGATTCATCTCGAGCACGCGCTGCAAAATCTCCAGTGGGATCGCACTACCGAGTGGGTTCGAACGAACCTCGTTAACCAGGTTGAGCCAGTGGAGCAAGGCGACGGCTGGTGCGAAGAACGCACGGGTCTGCACGAACGCGAGTTCATTGAGACGCGACGGCATTGGTTTACCAAGCCGGTTCTGCACTCCACGAATGGAGGCGTCAACGTGCTGAACCTGTGTGAAGGAAGGGAAGCCGTCGTTGAGAGCCCGACCGGCGCATTCCCGCCGCTGGTTGTCCATTACGCGGAGACGTTTATCATTCCCGCAGTGGTGGGCGAGTACACGATTCGCCCGCATGGGTCGTCAGAAGGAAAGTGCGCGACCGTCAAGGCTTCCGTTCGTACGAACTTCTGA
- a CDS encoding L-rhamnose/proton symporter RhaT: MPDATAGILLLIVAGVMNANFTIPMKFTKKWAWENTWAVWSVYALLLLPPLAAYLTVPSLGTVYAQAGARAVTLVALCGFAWGIAQVLFGLAVDSIGVALAFAIVLGLSAAIGSLIPLIQLHPDKIFTPAGLGVIAGVILVVAGVAVCAIAGKKREKTAGTERHSKMSFGTGLACAILSGLGAAAMNFGVAFGGALSSAASSAGASHNWTINAVWFPLMVAGAVPNVLYCVYLMRKNHTGGNFSVSGSSSYWVLALVMALFWFVSTIMYGVASNKLGELGPVLGWPFFMSLIVIVASVMGWLTGEWKNAGKTPVRLQITGVAILVIAVVVLSRAGQYV; encoded by the coding sequence ATGCCGGATGCAACGGCTGGCATTTTGTTGTTGATCGTCGCTGGGGTGATGAACGCCAACTTCACTATCCCGATGAAGTTCACGAAAAAGTGGGCGTGGGAAAACACATGGGCGGTGTGGAGCGTCTACGCGCTGCTCCTTCTGCCGCCGCTGGCCGCATATCTCACGGTGCCGAGTCTCGGGACGGTGTATGCGCAGGCGGGAGCGCGAGCGGTCACGCTGGTTGCGTTGTGCGGGTTCGCGTGGGGGATTGCGCAGGTACTATTCGGGTTGGCGGTTGACTCGATTGGCGTGGCGCTGGCGTTTGCGATCGTGCTCGGGCTTTCGGCGGCGATCGGCAGCTTGATTCCGCTGATCCAATTGCATCCGGACAAGATCTTTACTCCTGCGGGACTAGGTGTCATCGCAGGCGTGATCCTCGTGGTAGCGGGAGTGGCGGTTTGTGCCATTGCAGGGAAGAAGCGAGAGAAAACCGCTGGAACTGAGCGCCACAGCAAGATGTCTTTCGGAACGGGATTGGCCTGCGCGATTCTCAGTGGGCTTGGTGCGGCGGCGATGAACTTCGGCGTTGCATTCGGTGGCGCGCTCAGCAGCGCGGCCAGTTCAGCCGGGGCGAGTCATAACTGGACGATCAATGCAGTGTGGTTTCCGTTGATGGTCGCCGGGGCGGTTCCGAACGTTCTGTATTGCGTTTACCTGATGCGAAAAAATCACACCGGCGGAAACTTTTCGGTTTCGGGCAGCAGTTCGTACTGGGTTCTTGCGCTGGTGATGGCGCTGTTCTGGTTTGTCAGCACAATTATGTATGGTGTCGCGAGCAACAAGCTTGGGGAACTTGGACCCGTTCTCGGATGGCCATTCTTTATGTCCCTGATCGTCATTGTGGCGAGCGTAATGGGTTGGCTTACCGGCGAGTGGAAGAATGCCGGTAAGACTCCGGTTCGGTTGCAGATAACGGGAGTTGCGATCCTGGTAATCGCGGTCGTGGTATTGTCGCGTGCGGGACAGTATGTGTGA
- a CDS encoding polysaccharide lyase family protein codes for MKTPKSWALLAVAVVLSSFSLRAGAQESGSQLVWRVGEFNDSSGEFRSQGIDYANPKNDPVYIVGKSTDQDWLRFQPGPANGMTGGRLHPFTIRFNLKAEPRGVYLLKIAMLYETPRLSYLKLSVNGHAGFFYFHPKLDFAAGDWEGTFVPQTSADTKAISIPANWLKQGENELVLTAMDDPPTKQNSLGAIAPGHTGIVYDALELTNAPSGKYDRGHFSALIEPTIFYQQKDGLKELVNVFADFGALPADSTVTLAIGKTKIRQEVRANEEFGERKLAFLIPEWIGKTTATVHVSGSGLSRTVRAEVTPAKKWTVFIVPHEHLDIGFTDYVAKVAELQSQSVDDAMNVIQKVPDFRWTLDGSWVAKQYIAGRSPEAQQRFFESVRKGDVVIPPEFANQHTGNASLEGLIRTFYDSHQLALKHDLPQPEAAQTVDVPSYTWAFASVLHDAGIKYFLGASNSWRAPIMLLGRWNEKSPFYWEGPDGGRVLMWYSRAYLQMHTLFGGPWRMEAVEDSLPVFLQAYTRPDYTANSTIIFGSQLENTPFAKEQAELPATWNAQYAYPHLEFGTVQSAMSQIEKEAGGKFPVYRGDFGPYWEDGYGSDAKYTAMHRANQERILTAEKMSVLPTIFSPILRPDRSLLKRAWENELLYDEHTWTYVGATSQPENKQSEEQIALKESRVREAKKEIDESIQRSFAQLGGFLSPPQNSLMVFNPLGWERSGMVDVDLQDGMEIFDNTTNNAVPYQVLFVGKGIELPGFGKGYKRVRFQASDVPALGYKLYSFRPEEQKPAEVGTVTDRNVLENRYYRVALDAASGAITSIFDKQLGKELVDQKSPYKFGSYLYVTGGDDIPNNSLYRFGAGLNPPKLTVHPAEHGKLVDVKQTPFGIVATLESSSVNTPRIRTEITLYNNAKKIEIRYDLHKNRVLTRESAYIAFPAEIVTPSFTYGNQIGWVNPAKDELPGGSREWYVARHWANVSDAGVSMTIVPVDAPLVAFGDIVRGNWPAEFKPKSSTVFSWLMNNYWGTNFPAWQGGDYTFRYVITSGTSPKPVEAERFGTEAMTPLETTELPASIGPSQLPLTEAGLVEIDNPKVAISTWKMAEDGKGTVLRLQETSGTVCPHVWIRSDYFKFAHVWRATALEDKLEEIPIRDGGDIELSLQPFETLTLRVETVIPPST; via the coding sequence ATGAAGACTCCAAAGAGCTGGGCTTTGTTGGCAGTCGCGGTTGTTCTCTCGTCGTTCTCATTGCGCGCAGGCGCGCAAGAATCAGGCTCGCAACTGGTGTGGCGCGTCGGCGAGTTCAACGACTCTTCCGGCGAGTTTCGCAGCCAGGGCATCGATTACGCCAACCCGAAGAACGATCCTGTCTACATCGTCGGCAAGAGCACCGACCAGGACTGGCTGCGCTTCCAGCCAGGCCCGGCGAACGGGATGACGGGGGGAAGGCTTCATCCGTTCACGATTCGGTTCAACCTGAAGGCCGAGCCGCGCGGAGTGTATCTCCTGAAGATCGCGATGCTGTACGAGACGCCGAGACTCTCATACCTGAAGCTGAGTGTAAATGGGCATGCAGGGTTCTTTTACTTCCATCCGAAACTGGATTTCGCCGCCGGAGACTGGGAAGGGACGTTCGTTCCACAAACGTCAGCAGATACGAAGGCGATTTCGATTCCCGCGAACTGGCTGAAGCAGGGCGAGAACGAGCTTGTCCTTACAGCAATGGATGATCCGCCAACGAAACAAAACTCCCTGGGAGCAATAGCGCCGGGACATACGGGGATTGTTTATGACGCGCTGGAACTCACGAATGCGCCTTCCGGGAAATACGATCGCGGTCACTTTTCGGCACTGATCGAGCCGACGATCTTCTATCAGCAGAAGGACGGGTTGAAGGAGTTAGTGAATGTGTTCGCCGATTTCGGGGCGCTTCCCGCGGACAGCACGGTAACCCTGGCGATCGGGAAAACCAAGATACGACAGGAAGTGCGCGCCAACGAAGAATTCGGTGAAAGGAAGCTTGCGTTCCTGATTCCGGAGTGGATAGGGAAGACCACCGCAACGGTGCACGTGAGCGGTTCGGGTTTGAGCCGAACTGTGCGTGCGGAGGTAACTCCGGCGAAGAAGTGGACGGTGTTCATCGTTCCGCACGAGCATCTCGATATCGGATTTACCGACTACGTCGCGAAAGTGGCGGAGTTGCAGTCGCAGTCGGTGGATGACGCGATGAATGTGATCCAGAAAGTACCGGATTTTCGCTGGACGCTCGATGGGTCGTGGGTAGCGAAACAATACATCGCCGGGCGATCGCCGGAGGCGCAGCAGCGATTCTTTGAGTCGGTGCGCAAAGGCGACGTCGTGATTCCGCCGGAATTTGCGAATCAGCACACTGGCAATGCGTCGCTCGAAGGGCTGATTCGTACGTTCTATGACAGCCATCAGCTTGCGTTGAAGCACGATCTGCCACAACCGGAAGCGGCGCAGACGGTGGACGTGCCTTCGTATACGTGGGCGTTTGCGTCAGTTCTGCATGATGCGGGGATCAAGTACTTCCTGGGTGCGAGCAATAGCTGGCGGGCGCCGATCATGCTACTCGGGCGGTGGAACGAGAAGTCTCCGTTCTACTGGGAAGGGCCGGACGGCGGACGCGTCCTGATGTGGTATTCGCGCGCGTATCTGCAGATGCATACGTTGTTCGGCGGGCCGTGGCGGATGGAGGCAGTTGAGGATTCGCTCCCGGTTTTCCTGCAGGCGTACACACGTCCGGATTACACGGCGAACAGTACCATCATCTTTGGCTCGCAATTGGAGAACACGCCCTTCGCGAAAGAGCAGGCGGAGTTACCCGCGACGTGGAACGCGCAGTATGCATATCCGCACCTGGAATTCGGGACGGTGCAGAGCGCGATGTCGCAGATAGAGAAGGAGGCCGGCGGGAAATTCCCTGTCTACCGCGGCGACTTCGGTCCGTACTGGGAAGACGGCTACGGGTCGGACGCGAAGTACACGGCGATGCATCGTGCGAACCAGGAGAGAATTCTGACGGCGGAGAAGATGTCGGTGCTGCCGACAATCTTCTCCCCGATCCTGCGGCCGGATCGCTCGCTGCTGAAGAGGGCGTGGGAAAACGAGTTGCTTTATGACGAACACACATGGACCTACGTCGGTGCGACCTCGCAACCGGAGAACAAGCAGAGCGAAGAGCAGATAGCACTGAAGGAATCGCGGGTGCGGGAGGCGAAGAAAGAGATCGATGAATCGATCCAGAGGAGCTTCGCGCAACTGGGCGGGTTCCTGTCGCCGCCGCAGAATTCGCTGATGGTCTTCAATCCATTGGGTTGGGAACGTAGTGGAATGGTTGATGTCGATCTTCAGGATGGGATGGAGATTTTCGACAATACAACGAACAACGCCGTGCCTTACCAAGTCCTGTTTGTCGGGAAGGGAATCGAGTTGCCGGGATTCGGCAAGGGATACAAGCGAGTTCGCTTCCAGGCCAGTGATGTTCCCGCGTTGGGTTACAAGCTGTATTCGTTCAGGCCAGAAGAGCAGAAACCGGCGGAGGTCGGGACTGTCACAGATCGGAATGTGCTGGAGAATCGGTATTATCGTGTGGCGCTCGATGCTGCGTCGGGCGCGATCACCAGCATTTTCGACAAGCAGCTTGGTAAGGAACTCGTCGACCAGAAGAGTCCGTACAAGTTTGGCAGCTATCTCTACGTTACGGGCGGAGACGATATTCCGAACAACAGTCTGTACCGTTTTGGCGCGGGATTGAACCCGCCGAAGCTTACGGTCCATCCGGCAGAACACGGCAAGCTTGTTGATGTTAAACAGACGCCGTTTGGAATCGTTGCTACACTCGAATCATCTTCGGTGAACACGCCTCGAATTCGTACTGAGATTACGCTTTATAACAATGCGAAGAAGATCGAGATCCGCTACGACCTGCACAAGAATCGCGTACTGACACGCGAGTCCGCTTATATTGCGTTTCCGGCGGAGATCGTGACTCCTTCCTTCACTTATGGGAACCAGATCGGGTGGGTGAATCCGGCAAAGGATGAATTACCGGGTGGTAGCCGGGAGTGGTACGTGGCGCGGCATTGGGCGAACGTCAGTGATGCCGGAGTTTCCATGACTATCGTTCCGGTCGATGCACCGCTGGTTGCATTCGGTGACATCGTTCGTGGCAACTGGCCGGCAGAATTCAAGCCGAAAAGCAGCACGGTGTTCTCATGGCTGATGAACAATTACTGGGGAACGAATTTCCCGGCGTGGCAGGGCGGTGATTACACTTTCAGATACGTGATCACCAGTGGCACGAGTCCGAAACCGGTGGAAGCCGAGCGTTTCGGCACAGAGGCCATGACGCCGCTGGAGACCACGGAATTACCCGCGAGTATTGGACCATCGCAATTGCCACTCACAGAGGCTGGATTAGTAGAAATTGACAATCCGAAAGTCGCCATCTCAACCTGGAAAATGGCTGAGGATGGAAAGGGCACAGTGCTGCGCCTGCAGGAGACATCGGGTACTGTTTGTCCCCACGTGTGGATTCGTAGTGATTACTTCAAGTTTGCTCACGTATGGAGGGCCACTGCGCTCGAAGACAAACTTGAAGAAATCCCAATCCGCGATGGTGGGGATATCGAGTTGTCGCTGCAACCGTTCGAGACGCTGACATTGCGAGTGGAAACGGTGATTCCGCCCTCGACGTAA